The DNA region TAcaactataatctttgttttgttaattttgatttcatgagaagaaattcaaaggactcttgaaaaagaataaattgaatagtttctcaaccaataacttaaaaTTGAAGCGCTGAAACACTTCAATTGATTTTCCATTGTCGTTATTTTttggaaatgaaattgaatatttttcttcaaccaTTTAGCCGCAACCCTACCGTTTGGTAGCTGCAAGAAAAACGAATCTTACCATAGTCTTAATTTTATTCAGAGTAGGTATATATTTTGTTCTTTTTATAAGCATTCTTTCGAGTTCCTGATAATCACAAGATGACAAgactaaaataaaaataaagactatagtaatattaatttttccgAGAGCTGCGGGGTTTGTGTCTGCTAAGGGGttggagaaaaatattaaattttattGCCTTAAAATAACCTCAATCGGAACTCAATAAATGTATCTCAGCGtcttgttattattattttacatgAGTTATGAGTTGAGATACtatttattgtatttttttttccaagagaattttgtgtttttttttctttttcattatgaaaaacaGAAGTTGGCTGCTGGATGTAGTTGAGActaaggggttgaagaaaaaaactatttttttgcCAGAAAATAAGGGAAATTGGAAATTTACCTACAAGTTTCCACCTTTTTATTTTGATTAATTAGTTGATGAAATATTGGCTTCATTCCAGACCTATGCCAAACCCTGTATTTAATTGGAATCGGCAATATCATGTTTCTTCACGATCGATGATTAAAGTGACATAATCCATGCGTTTTCTGAGAGTCAGGACATTCATGAAACTTAACACATAATATCGAAAATGAGGTTGTTCCAGAAATAATTTTTCGGCGATCGTGGATAGAGTATAATATACTATTTTCAAGATTTCTATTGGAGGAAAATTCAGCACATAATATTAAAGAAATGTTTTCATGTTTTCTGTATTATGATATTCATACAGTTCAAAATATGCATTTGGTTGCTGTTTCAGAATGGAGAATTCGAGCAGTACGTCAATGATAGGTCTGTAAGCTATGCGAAAGATGGAAAACTCTTCATACTACCGAAAGTTATCGGTGATGGTCCTTTACATAAGTGAGTTCTGTTTCTTTCATAATATGGTGATTCCAAATTATCCCCCGAATCCTACTACGCATGGAGTTTGAAATTTGGTAGTCCAGTATTCTTCCTGAGCTATGTGAAGCCGAGgatgaataaattgaaaagCTGTAGCTAGTTTCCTATTTGTTAAAGAGGTCCTAAATATCTCGGTGCAGGTGTGAAGACTGATACAAATCAAGAACTGGGTGTATTTCGATGTTTCTCaataaaattcgatttttcagtGGTTTTTTCAACCCAGTACAGAGCGCTAGAATGACAACCgctggaaaattttcatttaaatatGGAAAACTTGAAGCAAGAGCGCAGATACCAGCTGGTGATTGGATTTGGCCAGGTAAATATGGAAAAATATAACCGAATGGGGAAGATGAATGCGAACAAATCATATTGCCTaatatgaaaatctcaattcaaCCGCTTATTTTACAATTCTACCTTTGATACATTCCCATCCACATAATCAAAACTTTTCCTTGTCTATTTCTCGgaagcaataaaaaatattgaaaatttttggaaaatatcaCTTCTATATGAAAATTTAAGTTTCTGCTTCATTTTAATAGAGGTGAAGACATAAATAAATCACGAGCAAGAGATGCTCgagcaagaaaaaagagttcacaatataaataaaaattgcgCAAAACCTTGATGTCTTGATAATATCAATACCCTTAAGAACTGTTGACTTGAAATCTGATGCATCCAAGAAAAGCTTTTTCTCTTCTTAAGATTCCGCTACGAGGAAGTTCCAATCAGTTATAATGGGAAGGTATTTTAAGCAAATTATccaaattgaaatttaataatacGGGTCCAAATGCACAAGTATTGGGTCTATTGGGCCTCTATCTTCCTCGAGCTGCCTCAGGTGCTCCCAGGCTATGGTTTTCCATCCAGTCTTCAGAGTTCCGATAAACCTCAGTCATAGACATGTCTTCAAAAAAGATACATCTTACATTTTTCTGACCCAACTTTCTCCTCTATTTCTAAGTGCGATGCCTCTTCTGGATTGAACTGAGATTTCATTGTTCATCGGCATGCAGTAAGAAGAACTCGCCAATAGAAATGCCACGAGTCTACAGAGTGGAATCCCTTATACCACAAGACTAGTGGTGTTGTCCTCAACTCGGTATAAGATTACTACAGGTGAACAGAATATGTTAAACAGTTTAATCAGTGCTCTTGCAACAACGATTCGAGAAACATTCAGTGGGTCCCATTTTATTTAGATGTTTATTGAAAAGGTGCTCAGTCACCATACTCTTCAGGGCCATCCAGTTTTTTGACCTTAGGCTTTGCGGACTCCCATTAAGAAGTCTCGACTACCTGAGTATTAGAGGACAATTTTCTGTCTAGTGATCTAATAAGGATTCCAACTGaagctgagcgggctccctGATTATCAAGTGTGCCTGTCTTTTTGAAGATGACCTAACCTTACTtttcgttcattcattcattgctgtatcccgttaccgggaataaatctacaaaaagacacaaAAAAGggacagacttataatttcttagggctaaatgcgactgtgtgccctcctgtgactgaaaagacccaaccgtgacctacagatccttcctcactccgggcatggatagtcaccaaccagatctggccgccgctgtattcttctcaaagatattacacattaATATCTTTgtttcttctcgagtctccattaaaaTTGtgaccactgtgacctgtctaacgctaattgttcccagttatgattggcattaattaattttagggattgatgtagtgtatccttaaaccgcttatactggcctcctggtttccgggctccccctgtcaattcgccatattgagctattttggggagtctcagaatgtggccgcttcatctgagtagggctctcgttacttgagtctcaattgttgtacaactggtgcgttgcaagacttctacatttaaaactttgtggaactatctgatgtgcattattcgtctaagatgacgttgttgcgtttgttcaaactgtttaatatgttgcctgtagggcatccagctttcgcttccgtaaagaagcgttgggaggacgactgctttgtaaacagctgtcttggtcttcagattgaggtcgtgattttgaaaaactctgtcctttagcttccagaatgcccgtgatgccgaattgatacgttgtgtatttccgtgtccaggttagccctagtattaatgaagcttcccaagtatttgaactgctcgacctgttctagagtttcattctccaggctgatatgtgtttggaggctttctggcggacttaccaggattttggttttgtcgatattgagtatAAGGCCTTAagtttcgtatatatgtttataagtgtccagcattatctgtagatcctctgggctgctagcgataagtgcgcagtcgtctgcatattgaagttccgtgataaactttgaacgggtttttgctccgaggcgcttcaggttaaataggcctccatcaaatctgatgGATTTAACTTTTCGTTATTCCAATAGTGAGGCAAGCAAGCTAGTTTTGGCACTAAATTCTCATCCAAATTTGAGTTTATGGGTGAAAACCCCTACTCTTTTGTTCATTACTAATAAATTTTCCAGAATTTCTCCACCCTCTCTCAAATTCTCCTTTTTTCCTGAACCTTTTTTTATGGGTATATTTGAACTCTAAAATTATTTTCCGCACATTTCAGCCATCTGGATGATGCCACAGAGTTCGAAATACGGAAACTGGCCAAGATCCGGTGAAATAGACATCTTGGAAAGCAGGGGCAACAAAAACCTACTCGTTGACGGCGGTAACATCGGCACACAGTTGGTGTTCAGCACACTTCACTGGGGAAAGAGCGCTGGTGAAAACCAATTCCAAAGGACCCATTGGGAAAAAAGAAATGGCGCTGGTTACGACGGGGACTACCACAACTACGGCGTAGAGTGGACACCGGATTACATGGCGTTTACCGTCGATGGTCAAGAGATCGGGAGGATCAGTCCACCCCAAGGTGGTTTCTACGAATTTGGTCATTTGTCCGGGGACAATCCTTGGTCAGGCGGGGGCAAGATGGCGCCCTTCGACCAGGAGTTTTACTTGATCGTCAATGTGGCCATTGGTGCAACTAACGGTTATTTCCCAGATAACGTTCAAAATCCTGGAGGAAAACCGTGGAAGAATACGTCACCACAAGCTGCGAGAGACTTCTGGAATGGTAACGGACAGTGGAGACCCACTTGGAACGAACAAACCACTCAGAGGGCTTTGAAAGTCGATTATATAAGAATTTGGGCAATCTAGACGTGTTATTGGTTGGTCGATATTCGTTATGGAAAGCATTAAATACTTAATTTAACTTACCTGTTGTCCTTCGATATTATTCACGATTTATTATCAAATAGAAATACTTTCAGATCAAGGTGGGCAAAAACAATCGAAAAGAATTCAGATTCATAAGATACATTGATAGATATACAAATCAACAATTGTTACAATCTTAATCGAACTTGTCAACCACCATCactgaccatggttttggtctTTACTTGAAACACATGGATGAACGCTGTCATCTTCACTCTGGGAGTCAAGAAACATAATTGATATGGATCTCGCCTCCTTTCAGGTACTGTCTATTGACATCGAATAAATTAATGGTCTATCAATTCGTGATATTTTCGTCGAGGTAGGAGTTGTGAACCGAGCTCAAA from Coccinella septempunctata chromosome 1, icCocSept1.1, whole genome shotgun sequence includes:
- the LOC123322708 gene encoding beta-1,3-glucan-binding protein-like, whose protein sequence is MRTAVFLSILWICSSDRVDAQCKDTPTQVGGSYPKLKQGKLCSGDLIFAEWFDNLNEGLWNHENQVDGAGNGEFEQYVNDRSVSYAKDGKLFILPKVIGDGPLHNGFFNPVQSARMTTAGKFSFKYGKLEARAQIPAGDWIWPAIWMMPQSSKYGNWPRSGEIDILESRGNKNLLVDGGNIGTQLVFSTLHWGKSAGENQFQRTHWEKRNGAGYDGDYHNYGVEWTPDYMAFTVDGQEIGRISPPQGGFYEFGHLSGDNPWSGGGKMAPFDQEFYLIVNVAIGATNGYFPDNVQNPGGKPWKNTSPQAARDFWNGNGQWRPTWNEQTTQRALKVDYIRIWAI